The Methanohalophilus portucalensis DNA window TCTTCGAATTTGCTACTGATTTTTTGACATGCGGATGTAAAGAAAGCCCTTATTGTGGATGTGCTGAAAAGAATTTTTCCGAAATGATAATCAGGATGCGCGCTAGTGGTCGCGATCCAGAGAAGATTGCAGCCAGGCTGAACGAAAAGTATGGTATAAGTGCCTATGTGGGTGATCTTTATGGTTACCTTGATGGAGTTATCCGCAACCTTGATGCCATTGAAATGATGGCAAGTGCCCATTCAAAACCGGATATAGCAAAACAGGCAAAGGATCTGAAAAAGAGTGTGGAAGCCGGCAGATGAAATGCAAAACATATTAAGGCATAAGGTTTATGAAATCTGGAAACGAGGACAAGGTTATGGCTGAGGAAAAAAAAGAAGGGCAATCCCAAAAAAAGAATATGAAAATTAAGTTGCATAAACCAGAGCATTTCAATCAGGTATACGCCATCGGGGCAATGGGGGGACACAGTCCCTATGATTTCAGGATATGTTTTTATAATGATACCCCTCGCGGAGTATCAAATGACAATGAACAGGTTATAGAGCGTAACTTAGAATCAGAAGTAATCCTGTCACCTCTGGCCGCACTGGAACTCTCCAGATGGCTCGACCAACACATCAAGGAATATGAAACTGCTTTTGGCCCGATTTCCAGAAAAAGTGCGCAAAGTACTTCTACCAAAAAGCCGGTAGATGATGACAGTTCACATCTTCAGGGGTATATCTGAACAGGTAGCAAATATATTTAAACCTGCAGGATTATAATCGTTAGGCATAAATAGGGGAGACTACAGTTTACATTCGCGTATTTTAACTTAATCTATATTTAAAAATAATATTTGTGTGAGGATTTTATTTTGTTCCCGAATAAGAAGGTACAGAAACTTGTTGGATCCAGAATTCAGGTTGAAATGAAAGGTGACCACAGTTTACTTGATGGTATTCTGAAAAGCGCCGATGATTATATGAATCTCCATCTGGAAGACACGTTTGAGATGGTTGAAGAGGAGCGTCAGCGTTCATTGGGCTCTGTAGTATTGAGAGGAAACAACATTATCTTGATCGTACCGGCTGAAACACAATAATTCACGGGTTATTCATGGAAATTGAAGAAGAGGCATTGAGTCTAATTCGCAAGCATCATGACGGCGTATATCAGAATGAGCTATGGAAGGACCTAAACATTGATAGTCGTAAGTGCTCCCGCCTGATTTCCCGCATGATGAAAGAAGGAAAGATTATCAGGGAACCAGCTGTAGCTAACGGGTCACGCACCTATCTTATTAAAGCGACAACACCGGATGAGAAATCCTATGAACTTATGCTTGCAGCAGGAATGTTCTCTCCGTGTACAGGTTGCAGGCTTGCGTGCCACCCCGAACATTGCGAATCTCTTACAGAATGGATATTAAGGCTTGTCAAGGAAAAACAAAATCAGGCCTGACAAAAACTATATATACTAGTAACGTATAGTAGGGTCGCTTTTAGATAGCGGCCAACTGTGCTCCGATAGTGTAGTCCGGCCAATCATTCCGGCCTTTCGAGCCGAAGACTCGGGTTCGAATCCCGATCGGAGCACCATACATCTCTTTCGTAGTTCTGTGACATACTGTTTCTTTTCATAATTATGAATAAGAAGTAAGGATTCTTTTTCCCACTTCCCAAAATCAATCCATTTAGTATTTAAACAAGGATGCTGGAGCGCTGTAGAAATGCCATTAACAATCAGACCTATTATCTAAAGAGCAGCCACATCCTGCATTTTATAAAATTACATTTACCAAAAAAATCTCTGCATATTTTATACAGAAATTGAAAATGGCTTAAATGCAATTGATTTCACTTCTAATTTTAATGGAAGAAAATTATTTATCTATAACTTCCATATATTTTATGACCTTTGTTCCCTTCAAATCCCCTTTAAGTAATTCCACTCCCTGCATTTTCAGTATTTTTGGCACGTTTCCTGAAAGGGACTTCATGTAAGAAGGCGGAATCTGGGCTGCTTTGAGATTTGGACAATGTTTGAGTATTTCCAGAATATCTATGTCGCTTGGTCTGAACGAAAAGTGGATGAAATTTTCATCTTCGCCCAGTCTGTTAATTTCATTTCTTGAATTCAACATTCTTATTTTCAAATAATATACCCCCATATACAATTTTACAGCATAGATTATAAACTTTATTATTGCAATTTTTAGAAACAAAGTTACTTTCTATGAATAATTGTATTGAGGAATTAGTAAAAATAGTTAGCATTACCGCCGATACGACGGCAATGATCAATAAATATAATAATTGTAAAATTCAGTACCTAAAGTTATTTCAACAGGTTGGTGCTTCTAACACCTCTCTGACATCACTCATTTTCTGGAGATAACCTGCCCCCAGATTTGTAATTAAATAGCGATTTGATGCTTTTGTGATAAGTCCCTGATCTATAAGAGCTTCAAGGTAATTATCTGCACGATTAAAATTCAGATTTGCCTTATATACGATAGAAGTTTTTGTTGCTTCTGTTCTCTGTACAACTTTAAGTATGTCTATCATAATTTCGAGTTTACCACGTCTCATGTGTACCACCACTTGCAATTCATAATGAATATGAATTTGCTTGCAATATACTATCTGTGCAAAATTACTATAAATAACTTGTGAATTTTTAAAAATGTCATACTCATCATTATTATGTACTAAAGGTTCGTAAGAATCATCAGAACGCAATAGTCAGAATACCAAAGCTTATTATCGCCGAAATACCACATTTGAGCATGTTATACCGTACACTTGGAAAAACAGGTGAGAAAGTTTCATCCCTTGGGCTGGGTTGTATGCGGCTGCCCACCATAGACGGCGATCCAGGGCACATTGATGAGCAAAGAGCTTGCGAGATAATTCACTATGCCATTGACCAGGGCATAAATTATCTTGATACCGCATACCCCTACCATGAAGGTAAAAGTGAACCCATGCTGGCTAAAGCGTTGCAAAATGGTTACAGAGACAAAGTAAATATTGCCACCAAAATGCCATCATGGAACATTGAAAGCCGGGAAGACATGGATCTTTACTTTGATGAACAGCTTGAAAGGCTTGGTACAGATTACGTTGATTTCTATCTAATTCATACTCTCAACCGGGATTTTTGGCCAAAACTATTGGAACTTGGCCTGTTTGATTTCCTTGATCAGATTAAAAAAGATGGAAGAGCTCGTTATGTGGGATTTTCTTTCCACGATGAGACCTCTTTATTCAAGGAAATCGTTGATGCCTACCCCTGGGATGTCTGTCAGATCCAGTACAACTACCTTGACATCGATTATCAGGCAGGCCACGAAGGTTTACTTTATGCAGCATCGCGAAACCTTGGAGTGATAATCATGGAGCCTTTAAGGGGAGGCTGCCTGGCCGATATGGTACCAGATGACATTATGAAAATCTGGGACAAAAGCGAAGTCAAACGTACCCCGGCAGAATGGGGATTGAGCTATATCTGGGATCTTGAACAGGTAAGTATGGTCTTAAGCGGTATGAGCAATCTCGAGCAACTGAAAGAAAATCTAGCAACAGCAAATAAGGCATTGCCACATTCCCTGACTGAAAAAGACCATTCACTGATACGTGAGGTACGGGAAATCTACCGCGACAAACTTGTTGTTGATTGCACAGGTTGCAGGTATTGCCTGCCATGTCCTGCAGGTGTGCAGATCCCCCTCAATTTCAAGTACCTCAATAATGCTATGCTTTATGAAAATATAGAAGATGCCAGCAGGGCTTATGCATCCCACGTAGGAGATGAACGTAAGGCATCAAACTGCATAGATTGCGGACAATGTGCAGAGCGCTGCCCCCAGGAAATACCCATTCCGGAAATGCTTGCAGAAGTCACAAGGTTACTGGAAAAATAAGTTCTTTTCTTTTGAGCAGGGGACAAATTTGACATTAAATGTTGCGTGCCTATTGCTTTTCCTTCCTGATAATAATTATACAATTGTCAGGCATACATTGGCAAAAAAGGTAAATTGAAAGGTAATAGATAATGCCCCATGAACGCAACACAATGCTGGCACAGGAGAATATTGGCAGCCTGATAGTAAAACTGGCAGCTCCGGCTATAGTTGGTCTTGTAGTGCAGGCCTTATATAATCTGGTTGACACAATTTTCATCGGCCGCGGGCTTGGCGAGGATAGTGTACTGGGAATTGCCGGGATTTCAGTGGCGTTCCCGGTACAAATGCTGATGCTGGCAATTGCACTTGGCGTGGGAGTTGGGGGCGCATCAATTATCTCCAGATCCCTGGGCGGTGGAAAGCAGCAGATTGCAGAAAAGACTGTGGGCAACATGGCCACCATGGTAACAGTTGCAAGCCTGCTGTTCACAGTTGCAGGTTTGGCCTTTATGGAAGAGTTGCTCGCCCTCTTTGGTGCCTCTGCTGAAGTGATGCCCTATGCTGCAGACTATACATATTACATCCTGCTTGGAACGGTCTTTTTCACCTTTTCGGCTGCCATGAACAACTCAATCCGCGCCGAAGGAAACACTTCATTTGCAATGCTTATTATGGTCATATCCAGTGTTGCCAACATTGTGCTGGACCCTCTTTTTATCTTTGAATTTGGAATGGGAATAAAAGGTGCTGCTATTGCAACGGTGATCTCGCAGATAATAGGCACCATAATGGTATTCTACTATTACGCCTCCGGAAAAGCCACAGTTCCATTCAGTTTAACCTCCCTGCGCCCTGATATGTCAATAGTAAACGAGTCAACATACATCGGCATGTCAGAATTCCTTTTTAACGTGGTGGAAAGCGGCCTTTTCCTCATTTTTAACCAGAGTTTACTCTACTATGGCAGCGATGTTGCAATTGCTGTATTTGGCATTATAATCAAGGTATTCATGCTAACCCTGATGCCGGTTATAGGTATCAAACAGGGTATACAACCAATCTTTGGTTTCAACTACGGGGCAAACCAGATGCAGCGCGTGAGGAGAACGATATCCCTTTCTACCTACCTGGCCACAGGACTCAGTCTGATTTTTGCAATAGTCGTTTTTATTATACCCGAGCAAATTATAGGTGTTTTCAGCAATGACCCTGTGCTTATAGAGATGGGCGTGCCCGCAATCAAGATATGTTACATTATGATGCCCTTTATCGGAGCACAAATCGTAGCAACAGCCCTTCTACAATCACTGGGCAAATCCAAGGAATCCCTGCTTGTAACTCTGTCACGGCAGTTAATCTTCCTTCCGCCCCTATTGATCATACTACCAATGTATTTCGGCCTGACCGGCATATGGCTATCCCTGCCAGTTTCAGATTTTCTTGCATTCGTAGTGGCTGTAATCTTCCTGCAAAGGGAATCAAAAAAATTGGAAGTTTGACCTCTTGTTGCAGAATCCATATTTATTGAAACGACAAGTATATATTATCAATAGAAATCACGAATTGATTATGGTTTTATAGGGAAAGATGCAATTAAAGAACGATCAAAAGTGGTTTAATGTCCCTTATAAAAACGATACATGGCAATGGATTAGCGATAAAAGAATTTAAAAAATCCAGATTCATAGGTAACGCATTTCCGGTTGCAAACGAAACTGAAGCAAAGCGTTTTGTAGAAGACATCCGACAAAGATATCCTGATGCCAACCATAATGTGTTTGCATACCGCATCACAGGTGACGGAAACCTGGTTATGAAATATGATGATGATGGAGAACCCACAGGAAGCTCTGGCAAACCTGTTTTCAAAGTCCTTGAAATGAAGGAGCTTAATAATGTTGTGGTGATAATTACCCGATATTTTGGCGGAATCAAACTTGGCTTTGGCGGATTGTCCCGTGCTTACAAAAAAACCGCTATTGAAGCTATAGACGATGCTGGTATTGTTGAGCAGAGACCCACAAAGGAAATGAAAATCATAGTTGACTATGGGAATATTCAGTTTGTAAAACATTTGCTTGAAAATTGTGCCACAATCCTGGATGAACACTATTCTGATATAGTGGAAATAGTAGTTGCTGTTGCAGAAGACAAAATTGATGAATTGGAAAAACTGATTAATGAGAAAATTCCCAACACTAAGATAACCCGACTTTAAAAGAAAAAAGAAAACAAATTCACCCATAAAAAGGAAATGCAATCTCTGATTTGAAGAACAATAATTACACCAACTTCCCCTATAATAGATCTACAACCAACATTTGGCAAACAATCCAGTATCCAGGATCATTTTATAATCCACTCAATATTTTTACTGCTATATGTACATGCATACGATGCTATCATCGTAGATGAATAGCAGGATGAGTAGGCAAGGGCGTATACGCCTGTTGGGATCAGACGCAGAGATGAAATATTCAAATTGCGTTTCTTATTAAATTTTATTCATGGATGCCAATTTGACGAAAAATATATAAACCATGTGTCATATAATGGCTTATATAGAAGTGGTGGTATCGAAGAAAAAAATATTCCAATTACCTTTGGGTATAATTCTTCGACAAACGATATGAAAGGAAGGATTAGATGTACATGACAAGAATAAACGAGTCAGATGAAGAGATGATAGAAGCATTTAGAGGCCTTGGAGTTTCACGAAACCTGGCAACTACTATTGCTTACTTAAAAAATGTTGACGAAGCTTCATCTCTGGATATTGAGATGAATACAGGATTGCGACAACCTGAAGTAAGTGTTGCAATGCGCTCCATGAGAAAGAATAACTGGATCGAGGAAAGCAGCAAAAAACTAAATGGCAAAGGAAGGCCTACAAAGATTTACAGTCTTGCAGCTCCTCTCAACAAGATCGTCAGACATTTTGAAGATAAAGTGAAAGAAGAGAACGATGCAAGGCTCACCCTCGTCAAGAGGCTGAGATCGCTTTCCAAAGACTGATTTTTTATATTTAATAGAGAGACAACCGGCCCATAAATGGCCGGTTGGGTCTTTTTTTAATCAATAATGTTTCTTGATATCTGTCAAGAATATTCAACTACTTTTCGCAGGCCATCCTGAGATGCAGAAAACAGACTGCAAAAGGGATAACCTCACACCATCAAAGTTTTTATTCCGGAACTTCATCACCTTCCGATTTAAGGTCATCCAGATTTTCCTGAATGAGTTTTTCCTCAAGGTTTTCATTTTTTTTCGCACCCTTTCTTTCTGTATCCCTTTTGTTGAACTTAGACATGCGAATTCACCATAATAACATGGGACCTGTATCGTTATAATCTTTTCGAACAACCTTTTAATAAGCTAGAATAGTACTCAACCGTGATGGATAAAACTGCAATACCTGAAAACTTAGAGGCAATCATATCAGATGTCGATGGAGTGCTGGTAGATTCGATGTCATTCCACGCACAGGCCTGGAAAACTTCCTTCAAAGAAGCAGGGATAGATATCGAAAAAGAAGAAATATACATTCTCGAAGGATCAAATCACAGAGGGATTATAGAAAAAATATTTGAAAAGCAAGGGATGGTGCCTACTGAAGAGAATATTGAGCAGATACATGAAAGAAAAAAAGAACTTTTTTTCAAGAATCAGAAAGCATATGTATTTGATGGAATGGATGAAACTTTCAAATCCCTGCAAACAAAGTTCAAACTTGCAGTAGTCTCAGGATCCGACCGCACTATTGTTGAAACGCTGATGGGAAAATTCTACCCAAAAATATTCAATACAATTATTGCAGGAACAGATGTAAAGAAGGGCAAACCCGATCCTGAGCCTTATTTGACTGCTGTGGAAAGGCTTGCAGTACAAAAAGATAAATGCATTGTCCTGGAAAATGCACCCTTAGGAGTTGAATCCGCAAAGAATGCAGGATTGTTTTGCATTGCAGTTCCAACCTATGTCAGCGCTGATCTTCTCAACAAGGCAGATATTGTTGTAAGAGACCACAGGGAACTTGTAGAGTACCTCTGCAGCCTCCTTGATTAAAGCTTTATACCAATCTTATAGTTTCCAGGTTGGTAAGAGCCCTTGTTTCAATTTTCTTTCTTTTATGGATAGAACTTGCAAGATCTATGCACGAGCGTTCATCACCGTGCTCGGTGAAAACACGTTCTGGTTGTGGTTTCATGCGTTTGAAATACTCCATGAGTTGCCTGCGGTCAGAATGTCCGGAGAAACCATCCACAATTTCAACATCCATGTTCATTCGCACGGTTTCTGAACCCTTGCCTCCGGAAGACAGGGGAATTTCCTTCCAGCCTTTCTGAATGCGACGACCCATAGTTCCATCAGCCTGATAACCAACAAACACTAAAGTATTCCTTTCATTCGGTGCAAAGGCTTTGAAATATTCCATTATCGGCCCACCGCTCATCATACCGGAAGTCGACAGGATCACACATGGATGTGGATTTTCAATGATATTCCTCCTTAGCTCATTGGAATCCACGGGTTTGAAACATTCAGATAAGAATGGATTCTGTCCTTTCTGGAAAATAAGGCGCCTCAGGTCATTATTTAGATATTCCGGATAGGTAGCGTGGATGGCAGTTGCCTCCCATATCATACCATCGAGATAAACCGGGACCTCATCGATAATTCCTTTTCTGATAGCTTCTTCTATGACAATCATAACTTCCTGACTTCTTCCCACAGCAAATGCAGGAATAAGCACAACACCCTGTCGATCTATAGTTTCCTTGATAATTCTTTGTAGGTTCTTTTCAGCATCTTTCAATGCAGGCTGCATAGAATTAGAGGCTCCATAAGTTGATTCCGTAATTACGGTCTCAACCCGGGGGAACTTGTTTACTGCAGGATTGAAAAGACGTGATGGCCCAAACTTGAAGTCCCCGGTTATTACCACATTATGCAAACCATCCCCTATATGGAAATGGGATACTGCAGATCCAATGATATGGCCTGCGTTGTGGAAAGTAAGCTTGATGTCAGGGGCAATATCAGTCACTTCTTCATATTCCAGTACGATGCTGTGCTTTAGTGCATTACGTACATCAGCAGATTCATATGGGACCCGTTTTCCATCTTTGGCGGCCACGTCGATAAAGTCCAGTTCAAGCAGGACCATCATGTCCCTGGTGGGATGAGTACAATAAATTGGTCCATCATAACCATATTTATAGAGAAGAGGCACCAGACCCTGATGATCAAGGTGTGCATGAGTAATAACTACCGCATCAATCTGGTTTAATGGCTGTACTTCAGGAATGTAAAGATAAGGAGTCATATCATCGTCAGAACCTACATTGACACCACAATCGATCATGATCTTGGATTCCGGAGTGGAGAGCAGGAAACAACTTCTGCCTACTTCACGACAGCCACCAAGGGACGTAAGACGTACCCACTGATCCTTGGAAGTACATTCCCTGTGAATTTTCCTCCCGATTGTTTTAAGGATATCTTTTCTATCGGAATGGTTCTTTTTCATGAATTCCCGTATATTTTTCACAGTACGGGATTTTATCGGCGGAGTCCTGACAACTTTCGGGGTCCAGCCTACCTTCTTGGTTATTTCCCGAAGGGTTTCCCCATGCTTGCCTATTACAAGGCCGGGTTTTTCCGCCTCAATTATCACTTCCCCGACATCCGGAGCAAAATCATAATTTGTAACTCCTGAATCTTCGGGAACGGTTTGATTAATAAGTTCGATAGATTCTTCTGGTGCCAAAAGTACCTTTGGATCAGGCCGAACAACTATTCTGGTCCTTAAATTTTTGGCCAGGGTCCGTACGATGTTTCCATTATCTGCAAATTTTCGGGGTTCTTCTGTATATACCACAAGCTGAGGACCCTCAAATTCTACATTTGAAATTGTAGTGCCAGCCGGAAGATTCTTCTCGATTTTTTTCTTTAATCCTTCTAGGATATCTTCTATGACCATTAAAAATGCCTTCCTGTATTATAAAAAAGTAGAAAATATGGGAAAGAGTATTTTAAAAAATAAGATAAATAAGGTAGCTTAGTTCAGGTTTTCAAGTATTTTGTCCACCTCTCCAGTCTCAATCCTATTATAGCTATCCGCGGTTATTTTGACAACATCGATACCATTTCCAGAAGCTGAATCTCTTTTCATGGCATTGTAAAGAGCACGGATTGCAAGTTCCATACCCTCTTCGACATTGATACCTTCATGATAGCGGTCTTCAAGAACACCATAAGCCATCGGTGACCCAGAGCCCGTAGCAACGGCCTTTGTCTCCTCAATATTTCCACCCATCGCATCGAGTGAAAATATGGCAGGTCCATTCTTATCTACGCCACCTATCAGGAGCTGGACCATTAGAGGGAAATAGCGTTGCCCACCAAGGATGTTGGAGAGTAAAGTTGTGAGGCCTTTGATGGTTATTGATTCCTGTCTCCTCATTTTATAGAGTTTGGATTCCACACTAATCATCCGCACAAGTTGCTGGGCATCACCTACCGAGCCAGCAGTGGTCATCCCGACCAGGTCATCGATCTGGTAAATCTTCTTTGCGGTTTTGCTGGCTATGAAGTTGCCCATAGTTGCCCTTTTTTCAGTGGCAAGAACAACTCCATCACTGCAAACTATGCCTACAGTGGTCGTGCCTTTTAAATGCTTGTCATTATCCATCAGTATACCTCAGCAAAAAACGAGAAATCAATTTGTAAAAACACACCTATGGTATAGGGTAATAGTAGATGATTGGCAATTTAGATATATAAGGGTTTCTGTTGAAAAGATATTGCACTAATAATTTAGTCCATCAAAACCATATGAAGCAATCGTAATTGGCCAACAGCAAATAATCCCTAAAACACAGACATTGATTCCATGTGATAAAAATACATATACAAAATACCAATATATATTATATATTGACAAAATATATAATTTACTAACCGTATTAATACACATTGATCCGCCCCTGATCAACAACGGATACATCATAAATAAACCAAGCAACATATCGAAACAGCTACTCCTGTAAAATTAGCAAAACTATTTTTATGAAAATCAAAGGAAAATATCATGTCTGAAAGAAGAAAAGTACAACTCACAGGAGGGTCCACCTTTATAGTATCCCTCCCCATAAACTGGGTGAGAGGGGCCGGTCTTGAAGCTGGAGATAGCGTAATCCTTGCACCACAGAATAAAAGTTCACTCTTGATATCCTCTGATACACTCAACAAAAATCAAAGATACGAAACCAAAATTGAAATTAATCGCCTGATCCCCAAAAAAGGAAAAATGTATAATCAGCCTCCTGTAGCCGAGTCGGAAGACATCTTCAGGATACTTATTTCGCATTATCTTGCTGGCTATGATATAATTAAAATGGAGTCAAAAGAGGGATTCAGTGCAGCCGATCGTAAATTCATAAAAGATGCATCCCGCAAAAGGCTTGTAGGTCTTGAAGTGGTGGAGGAAAGCCACCATGAACTTGTGCTGCAAAGCCTGCTCAATTACAGGGACCTTTCCCTCCACAGGGCTATGCAAAATATGTCCGGCTTATTAACATCAATGTTAAGCGACATGATGGAAGCAATTGAGAAAAATGACAAAGAAGTCGCCCAGGATATAATCCTCAGGGACAATGAGATAGACAGGTTTTACCTTTTGACTGTAAGACAGTTGAAAGCAGCCATTGAAGACCGCAACCTTTCAGAAAAGATTGGTATAGAAAGGCCCAGGGAGTGTCTGGGCTATCGGCTTGTTACTAAAAGCATGGAAAGGATCGGAGATCATGTGGTCAGGATTGCAAAGAACATGATTGAAATGGAAAATGAAGTGGAACCTGATGACCCCATATTCAAGATGGCAGAAGATGTCCAGACTATCTTCAGGCAGTCCATGGCCCTGCTTTCAAATCTCGATCCCATGGAAGCAAATATGGTCATAAAGAATGCAAAGAAAATTTCCCTGGAAGGTACTGCATTATACAAGAATAAGCAGGCAAACACCAACTCACACCAATTTGGCTTCATTGTGGAAAGCCTGCAAAGGATTGCTGAATACAGTGGCGATATCGCAGAAATATCCATTAATATGAGTACAAAGGACTTGAACACATAATTTACTTTTTTAGGATCAGACTATCAAACTTGTTTGGGTCAGCATAACCATCAAATTATTCACTACAAGTACAATACCCAAAAAAGCAATAGCAAATTTGGACGTATTCCACAGAAATGAACTCCAGGACAGGCCGGATTGCCTGATGAGTTTGTAGTTCAAATAAACCACCCCAATAAAGAGAAGTTTCAAAAACAAAAAGGCTCCCAGGCCAAATTCCGC harbors:
- a CDS encoding phosphate signaling complex PhoU family protein, producing MSERRKVQLTGGSTFIVSLPINWVRGAGLEAGDSVILAPQNKSSLLISSDTLNKNQRYETKIEINRLIPKKGKMYNQPPVAESEDIFRILISHYLAGYDIIKMESKEGFSAADRKFIKDASRKRLVGLEVVEESHHELVLQSLLNYRDLSLHRAMQNMSGLLTSMLSDMMEAIEKNDKEVAQDIILRDNEIDRFYLLTVRQLKAAIEDRNLSEKIGIERPRECLGYRLVTKSMERIGDHVVRIAKNMIEMENEVEPDDPIFKMAEDVQTIFRQSMALLSNLDPMEANMVIKNAKKISLEGTALYKNKQANTNSHQFGFIVESLQRIAEYSGDIAEISINMSTKDLNT